In Cyclobacteriaceae bacterium, the DNA window CCGGATAAGGAAGATCCAGTCGCGTATCAAGCCATTGAAAAGCCTGGATGATAAAATAGACAGTTGCTACAAGTGGAACGATAAACAGTGTTCCATTAAAAAAATAGCGTGCGACTTTTTGAAATATCTTCTTCATTCGATTGTTATAAAATTAAAAAGGCTTCCGAATTTCCCCGGAAGCCTTTTTACGATGTTTTATTTCGTTTAAAGTGAGAATCCGAGGAAGCTTAAAAATCCAAGGGACATCAATCCAACAAGGATGAATGTTATTCCCAGACCTCTTAATGGCGCCGGGACATTGGAGTATTTCATTTTTTCACGCACACCCGCCAGCGCAACGATCGCCAGCATCCATCCTATACCGGATCCGAGACCGAATACTGTTGCCTCCGCAAGATTATAAGGCCGTCCCACCATAAAAAGTGCAGCTCCCAATACTGAGCAATTAACAGCGATCAGTGGAAGAAAGATTCCAAGAGTACCATACAAAGCAGGAGAAAATTTCTCAACCGCCATTTCAGTCAATTGGGTGATTGCCGCAATAACGGAAATGAATACAATGAACTGCAAAAAGCTGATATCGATATCAGCAAATCCAGCGCCTAACCAGCTGAGGGAACCAGCTGTCAGAACATAATTCTGAATAAGCCAGTTGATCGGGACCGTAATTCCGATTACGAATATCACCGCGATCCCCAATCCAAAAGCAGTCTTTACCTTCTTTGAGATTGCCAGGAATGAACACATTCCAAGGAAGTAGGCGAAAATCATGTTGTCGATAAAAATCGAACGAACACCAATATTAATTAAGTTTTCCATAGCTGATTAATTAATGGGATTCACGATAACCGTTGATTGTTCTCTGAACCCAGATAATAACTCCCAAAAGAATACAAGCTCCGGCAGGCAACAATAATAATCCGTTTCCCTGATACGGTATTCCTAAAGAAGCAAATACTTTAAATCCGAAAAGTGAGCCCGCTCCAAAAAGCTCGCGAACAAATGCCAGTACCATTAAGATCATTCCATAACCAAGACCATTGCCCATTCCATCAAGGAAGGATGGCCAGGGCTTGTTAGCCATTGCGTATGCTTCAAGGCGGCCCATTACAATACAGTTTGTAATGATCAATCCTACAAACACTGATAATTGCTTTGACACATCATAGACATATGCCTTCAATATCTGATCCACCATGATTACCCACAGTGAAACAATTGCGAGTTGCACGATGATACGAATCCGTGAAGGTATTGTATTTCTCAAAGCAGAGATCGCAACATTTGAGCAAGCCGTTACAATGGTAAGACCCAAAGACATAACAAATGCAGGCTTCATTTGAGTAGTGACTGCGAGTGCTGAACAAACACCAAGGATCTGAACCGTTACCGGGTTATCAATATCCAGTGGATTAGAGATCAGCTTTCTGTTTTTCTTGGAAAAGAGAGGCTCGGCCTTCTTCTCTTTTATAACTTCCGCTACTGCTTCTGTGCTCATAGTGATGCTTGTTTAGTAGACCCCACATTCTTCTTCAAATAATTTTCATAACACGCCAGATAATCTTTTAGCATGTTGTTAACGCCTTTCGCGGTAAGCGTGGCACCAGACATTCCATCCACTTTATGAGGATTACCAGAATAATCGTTGCCTTCGCCTTTCTGAATATTGATAGACACTAAAGATCCATTCTCAAAGATGGATTTGCCCTTAAATCTTTCCTGTATTTCTTCTGACTCGATACGTGCTCCAAGACCTGGCGTCTCTCCAGCATGTTGAAATTTCACACCCTGCACGGTATTAAAATCCGATTTTACAGCAATGAATCCCCAGATGTTATTCCAAAGTCCGTAGCCATAAACCGGCATAACTGCATACTCTACTTTTCCTGAATCATTACGGAACTCATACACTGGCAGCAATCTCTCCTTAGGAGTTTTCTTATATTCTGCAGCAACGATCACTTTTTCAGGAGTCATACCCTCCACCACATTGCCTTGTGCATCGATGACAAAAGCCTTGACCTGCTTATTATATATCTCATTGATATCATCTCCTTCCTTAAGGGTGATTACAGAAGCAAGAATATTCTTCTTCTGTTCCATAGCAATATTTGCATCCTGCTGCGGCTTCAGGCTCACCGCAGCAAACGCCAGTAATCCGCCGCACACCACTGTGATGGCAGCCGAATATAAAATGATATAAGTGTTAGACTGTCGCACGTTGTATTCTCCTTTTTTTATTAGCGGCCACTACAAAATAATCAATCAGCGGAGCGAAAACATTCATCAGTAATATCGCCAGCATGATACCTTCAGGATATGCAGGATTAAAAACCCTGATCAACACAGTGAAGACCCCGATCAATAATCCATATACCCATTTTCCAGTTTCAGTCTGCGTTGCAGTGACAGGATCTGTTGCCATAAACACCGCGCCAAAAGCAAGACCACCAATTACAAGATGGTAATGTGCAGGCATTTGTGTGAATGGATTTGTTCCAACAGCATTAAGAAATAATCCCATTCCAAAAGCTCCTGCAAACACACTAAAGATAATCTTCCAGCTTCCTACTCCTGTCATGACTAGAATTGCTGCACCGATCAGACACATTAAAGTTGATGTCTCACCGATACACCCAGGCATTATACCCAGGAACATATTCCAGAAGCTATAAATTCCATCGGCCCAGCCGGCCCCAAAATTATTTAAGTCGTTCACTACATTTCCGGTAGATTGAGCGGCGAGCGCTAAAGGAGTCGCACCTGAATATCCAGAAACTGTTTTAGCTCCATCACCCAGGAATGTCCAAACTTCACCAGAGATTTGTGAGGGGTAAGCAAAGTATAAAAAAGCACGTGCCGTAAGAGCAACATTCAATACATTCATTCCTGTTCCCCCAAAAGCTTCTTTTCCAATGATCACAGCGAAAATAGTGGCAATGGCAACCTGCCAGAGGGGAATTCCTGCAGGCATTACCAATGGTATCAACATACCGGTGACGAGGTATCCTTCATTCACAGGATGCTTACGGATGGTAGAGAAAATAAATTCAACTCCAAGTCCCACTGCGTATGACACAATTATAATGGGCAGGGTTTTGATAATTCCTATCCAGAATTCTTCACCTACTGAAGCAGTCTGACCGATGGCAATAAAGTGCTGACGGCCCACATTCCACATTCCGAAGATCAAACAAGGAAGCATTGCAAAGATCACCGTCATCATCAATCTTTTAAGATCGATTGCGTCGCGGACCTGAACACCTTTTACTTCAGCTGTTGTATTGGGGGAGAAAAGAAAAGTATCCATTGCCTCATAGGCGAAATAGTACTTCTCAAGCTTGCCTCCTTTTTCAAAATTATGCTTGACCGAGTCAAGACGTTTCCTCAAAAAATTCATATATCTCTTAACTCTTTCTGATCAATTCAAGTCCATCACGAAGTATATCCTGGATATTATGCTTGGAAACATCTACAAATTCACAAAGTGCAAAATCCTCTTCAATCACTTCATAAATTCCCAATGCTTCCATTTCATCGACATCTTCTGCCAGGATGCTCTTTATTAAATGTGTTGGCAGAATATCCATCGGCATAACTCTTTCGAATACACCCGTCTGAACAAATGCACGGGGTTCGCCATGCGTGTTGGTATCCAATTTGAATTCCTTTGACGGAGTGAGGAACGAAAACAATCCCCACGCACGCTGAAAGCTCAATTTATTAGCTCCCGGTGTAATCCATCCTATAAACTCATGATGGTTTCCTTCCGGTAAAACAGTTAGCTGATGATCATGGAAACCAATGTGTCCGTCGCTTTCAATTCTGGTTCCCGTAAGAGGGTTACCTGAAATGAAGCGAACATTTTCTGAAGAAAGGTTATTGGCAACCAGTTTTTTAATAGAAGCGCTTGTCACTGTTTTATAGTACTGAGGCGCCTTAACTTCAGAACCTACTACTGCTACGATCTTCGATGCGTCATAAACTCCATTCAGAAACAACTTTCCAATCTGGATAACTCCGAAAGGATTGATCGTCCACACAATATCTCCTTTGCTGATAGGATCAATATGATGAATCTGAACTCCCACACAACTTGCAGGATGTGGCCCTGAGAATTTATTCACTTCAGCACCCTTCACCTGGGAGAATACCGTAGCAATATCACTGGTCGTGTGAACATTGAGATTCACAGCACCGGACGTTAATTTTTTTAGAATGTCAACACCTGCCTGGAAGAACTGATCCTGACCTTTGAATAGAATACTGTAATCCGGAGCTAGTGGATGTGTATCAAATGCAGATATGTGAATTGCTTTCGGAGTTACGGCTGGATCAGCGATCGTTCCGAAAGGGCGTTGAACAAAATTTGGCCAGACACCTGCTTCAAGGATCTGTGCTTTAATATTCTCAGCTGAAAGATTACCTATTTCAGATATGCTGAACTTTTTAAAGTTCACATAGTCGCTTTTCTTATCAGCAAGAATTTTTACTTCCAGCAAAAGGCGTTTCTCACCGCGCTTTATTTCAACCACCTCTCCGCTTACCGGAGATGTAAATTGAATGGATTCAAGTTTTTTGTCGTGAAAAACAGGAGACCCGGCTTTGACAATATCACCTTCTTTAACAACGACTTTTGGCATGTAGAGTCCATGAAAGTCAGATGGTTTGAGGGAGATGGTTTCAGCAGGCTCGGAGTCTGCAATTTTCGGGGCTGCTTTGCCCGCAAGATTGATATTAAATCCTTTCTTAAGACGAATAAATTTGCCCATGAATTTTGACGGCAACGATATATTTTAGGCCGAGGCAAAATTAGCAATTATCCTTACCCGTCAACGATTTTTTAGGCTTTTGTTAAGGGTTTTGGGTTAAACGGTATTCTTAGAAATTCATGAACAGATTCACTGGAGAATACGAGAAATACATACCCGAAATGAGGTGGGTGCCGGATGCTATTTTTTCTTTTGGACCATCCTGTTTAGAGCCAATCTGACGACTTCATCCACCTCCTCATCAATAGTAATGTGGGTAGTGTCCATCTCAATCGCTTCGGAGGCCTTTCTCAACGGACTTTCCTGGCGGGTGCTGTCGATCTCATCGCGCTTCAGGAGATTTTCTATAATCGAATCAATGTCCACCATCTCGTCTCTGTCCAGCAATTCTTTTTGCCTTCTGAAAGCTCTCACCAGAACATCTGCAGTCAAAAATAATTTAAGCTCGGCATCTGGGAATACGACGGTTCCGATATCACGACCATCCATTACGATCGCGCGCTCTTTGCCCATTCTTCTTTGCTGGTCGACCATTGCATGACGAACTTCGGCAATGGTGCTGACCTGGCTTACAAATTCAGAGACTCTCATATCCCTGATCTCCCTCTCCACGATCCGGCCATTTAGAAAGGTCTCTGTCTTGCCTTTGCTGTTGACATTAAATGTTATCTTGATCTGACTCAAAGCAAAGTTGACCTCTTTCAGATTTGTGAGAGAGACGTGCTTATCAAGAAAATGAAGGGTAACTGCCCTATACATAGCCCCCGAATCGATATACCGGAAGCCTAGAATTTTGGCGACCTCCTTGGCAGTAGTACTCTTCCCACATGCTGAATATCCATCAATGGCGATGATGATCTTCTTCATATTCTCAACAGTCTTTAAGCGGACAAGGGATCGGCTTACCTCTTTTTAATTTCTTATGAGCATGGTTGGAAGATGCACACGCATTCACAGCAAGGAGAATGATGATTAAAAATGAAATGAATCTTATTTTTTTAGAGATCATCTATGGATAATAAAGGCCAAAATAATTATTTCTACGAACTTTATTTTTTTTATTATGAACATAGATTACAGAATTTCTTTCCAGGAAGAATCGCTTCTTTATTCGGTTAATTTTCCATGATAACTCATTCTGAATCCAATCTTCTGTCCCGCCCCAAGCTCCTGCGTTTTTTCAAGCTTCTGATAAAGCGTAATGAATTTCACCTGAGTGTATGGTGGTGCCATCAGGTCATTTTCAATCGCCAGCATCAGTGAAAGTTTAACCATAACATTCAGATCCTGCTCAGTAATGGGCTCATCCGATATTTGACCATACACAATTCCCAATTTTCCCTCGCCTTCAATAATATACCGGCCATCGTGATTGATCAGAAGACGAGCCAATAAATAGCCAGGATCATTCACCCGGTTGAACTTGATAGAATCAGACATAAAGTTATAGACCATAATTTGACCAAAATACTGATTGATCTCATTCTCTTTTATGTATGGGTTTTTCATTACATCATGATCGTCTTCAAACGTCACAATGTTGGTGTGTAGCACAAAGATCAAAAGATCTCCTGCCAGTTTAACCTGAAATTCATTTTCATTAATTCGCTTGAAGTCAACAGTAACATCATTGTCCGTACTGGGTTTAGTCTTCTTTTTAAGCTCCCCTGCTACCCGTTTTGATTCTTTTGCGAGAAGCTCAAATGACTGGATGAGTTTTTTATATGTGATCTGCTTGGCGGTGGATTTATTCTCCAGGAGCTTTACGATATGTTCTAGTGGATCGGGTTGATCTGTTTCCATGGAGATCTTGTTTTAAGTCTGTAATTTAGAGAATCAAAAATAATCCGATAAGTATGGAAACCAACGAAGAAGGAAAAGCAGAGCGATTTTTTAAGGATTTTGGTAAAAAACTTGACAATTTCTTTGTCGAGGCTAAGGATGCCAGCTCCCGAATGGAAGTTGATTTGAAAAAGAAGTTTGAGGAATTGAAAGACTCAGCAGAAAAAATCCGAAATGACTCAAACAATAAGGAGCGCTGGAAAGAAGTTGAGGTTAGCCTGAAAAAAGCTGGCGAAGAACTGGAGAAAGCGCTGAAGGCGGCATTTAAGAAAAAACCATAATCCGGTGATTCGTTTTTATGGTTGATCTGCATCACCAAACAACAACGAACCACCGAATCACTTAAATCTTCACATTCTTCCATTTACCTCTTCTGAAGATCAGTATTGCAATAACTGCAAGAACAGATTCTGCAATTGCAATTGCCCAAAAGGCACCTGATGCTCCAAAGTCAAGTTTGATTGCCATCACGTATGCCAGAGGCACCTGAAAGAACCAATAGGTAAACAGGTTCAGTATCGTTGGTGTGCGGGTATCTCCAGCGCCGTTGAATGACTGCACGACTACCATTCCGTATCCAAAGAAGACATAACCGAAAGCAACAATACGAAGGCATTCTGTTCCATACTTTATTGCCTCAGGATCAGATGTAAAAAATCTCATAATGGGTTCTGAAACAAAATAAAACACAATTGAGATAAGCCCGAGAAATACCATATTGGCTACCCCTGCTTTCCATACAGACTCTTCTGCACGTTCAGGTTTTTGTGCTCCCAGATTTTGGCCAACCAGTGTTGCTGCAGCATTGGCCATACCCCACGATGGAAGAATCGTAAAAATGATTACACGAATAGCAATCTGATATCCCGCAAAGGCTGCACTGCCAAACGTAACAATGATCCTTGCCAGGAAAAGCCAACTTGCTGTTGATATCAAAAACTGTCCGACATTACCTGAAGCAATCTTGATCAACTTGACAATGATGCCATAATCAATTTTGATATTTTCCTTGTTGATCTTGATGATGCCTTTATCACCCCGGAGATAATAAAGTTGATACATGACGCCTGCAGCACGACCGATATTAGTAGCGATCGCTGCACCCTCCACTCCCATAGATGGAATAGGTCCCCAACCGAAGATTAGGATTGGATCCAGGATCATATTAAGAATATTCGCAATCCATAATGAATGCATGGCAATCGCAGCGTTGCCCGCACCCCGGAAAATTGCATTGATCAAAAAGAGGGCAACAATAGTAACATTTCCACCCAACATCCATAGAGTATAACCAGAACCAACCTGAATGATTTGTTCAGAGGCTCCCATTAAACGAAGAATATCCTGATAAAAGAAAATTCCTACAATACTGATAATGAAAGAAAGAACCAGACCAATATAGAGTGCATTCACTGCAGCGATAGCCGCTCCGGGTGAGTCTTTCTCACCAATGCGACGAGCGACCATAGCAGTTGCCGCCATACCGAGACCCATTGCGAGAGAATAAATAATACCTGTCACAGATTCTGTAAGGCCAACAGCAGTTACAGCGTCGTTATTGTTCAACCGACTGATGAAGAATATGTCGACTACTGCTAAGAGAGATTCCATGGCCATTTCAAGAACCATCGGAATCGAGAGCATAAAAATGGCACGATTGATACTACCATCTGTAAAGCTTTGCTCAGAACCTTTTATAGCTTCCTTAAATAGATTAAATATTGAAACCGTTTTCGTAAAAACTTTCATAGTTAAAATTAAATGTAAATAAATAGAATGAAACCATTTACACCGGAAGGTGTATGGCTATCGATTTGAAAGAGACTTGATGCGAAATCAAATCAGAATACGAAAATCATAGGCTTAAATTTGCCGATTGGAACCGAAATATACGGGAAAGATTGGAAAAGGTTATCGGGTCTGCAATTCTCTCAATCTTCTTTTTAGAATAGACCGAAATAATAAGCTTCAGCTAATCAATGGCGGAATAAAAGCGACATCCCACTATACACCAATAAAAAAGGGGCCTTTGCCCCTTTCTTATTTACTAATGACTCTTCAAATGAATTAGCCAATTGCTATTCTCTTGAACTCAGCTACTGTCAGGCCTTTGGTAACACTATCCAGATACTGAGCAACAGTCTTTGAATTATCCTTAACGAATATCTGAGGCAACAATGTATTGTCCTTGAAGAACTTGTTCATCTTACCAGCGGCGATCTTCTCAACCATGTTTTCAGGTTTTCCTTCTGCAAGGATCTGCGCTTTCGCAATTTCAAGTTCCTTTTCAATTACTGATTTATCGATGTTCTTATCATCCACAGCCAAAGGGTTCATGGCAGCGATTTGCATACCAACATCCTTACCGGCATCCGTAACGTCCTTACCGTTAACACCTTTCAATGAAACCAACACACCCAACTTATTACCAGCGTGGATATATGGAACAATGGCCTCACCTTTCATCTGAACATACGAACTGATATCAAGGCGTTCACCGATCTTACCAACAAGCTCAGTGATCTTATCATTCAACGTAAGTCCGCCCACGCTTGTAGCAAGCAATTCTTCTTTTGTCGCAGGCTTTTTAGCAAAAGCTGTTTCAATGATAAGCTTTCCAAGATTCTGGAAATCATCTGTTTTTGCAACGAAATCTGTTTCGCAGTTTAAAGCGATGAGTACACCTTCTTTCTTATCGTCAGAAACCCTAATGAATACAGATCCCTCTTTAGCTTCTTTGTCAGAACGGGAAGCAGAAACTTTCTGTCCTTTCTTTCTTAAAATTTCTATGGCTTTTTCAAAATCACCATCGGCTTCGGTCAAAGCCTTTTTGCAGTCCATCATACCGGCACCGGTCATAGTGCGGAGTTTGTTTACATCTTGTGCTGTGATTGCTGACATGTTCTTTTCTAGTTTAAAATTAGTAGTCTATATGAAATCCTCGCTTTAAAAAACGGGGTTAAATGAAGCGTCCTGCCACCGATCAGGGAAGCAGGACGATCAATTACGTTGCTATCTATCGGTTACGCTTCGTGAACCGGTTCGTCCACTTTACGCTTCTCTTCCTCGTCCTTTTTAGAACCTGCTTCTTCCTTGTCTTTCTTGCGCTCTTGTAAAGCCTCTTCTATTGCTTTACCAATGTATTTGGTAATGATAGAGATAGATTTAAAAGCATCGTCATTAGCAGGAATTGGGAAATCGATATCAGAAGGATCTGAGTTGGTATCCACCATTGCAAAAACCGGGATGTTCAACTTTTGAGCTTCTGCTACTGCGATGTGTTCGCGTTTTACGTCGATCACAAACAATGCTGCAGGAAGACGGTTAAGGTCCGTGATACCTCCTAACAATTTTTCAAGCTTAGCTTTTTCACGGGAGATCATCAGACGCTCGCGTTTCGCAAGGTTTGAGAAGGTATCATCCTTCATCATCTTGTCGATCTGAGCAAGCTTCTTCAAAGACTTGCGGATAGTAGCAAAGTTGGTCAACATACCACCTAACCAACGCTCTGTTACGAACGGCATGTTAAGACGTGTTGCTTCTTCAACGATGATATCCTTAGCCTGTTTTTTAGTTGCTACCAGCATGATCTTACGACCTGAACGAACGATGTTCTTGATTGCGAAGGTTGCTTCCTCCAGGCATTTCAATGTCTTATTAAGATCAATGATGTGAATACCGTTGTTCTCCATGAAAATGTACTCTGCCAT includes these proteins:
- a CDS encoding Na(+)-translocating NADH-quinone reductase subunit A — protein: MGKFIRLKKGFNINLAGKAAPKIADSEPAETISLKPSDFHGLYMPKVVVKEGDIVKAGSPVFHDKKLESIQFTSPVSGEVVEIKRGEKRLLLEVKILADKKSDYVNFKKFSISEIGNLSAENIKAQILEAGVWPNFVQRPFGTIADPAVTPKAIHISAFDTHPLAPDYSILFKGQDQFFQAGVDILKKLTSGAVNLNVHTTSDIATVFSQVKGAEVNKFSGPHPASCVGVQIHHIDPISKGDIVWTINPFGVIQIGKLFLNGVYDASKIVAVVGSEVKAPQYYKTVTSASIKKLVANNLSSENVRFISGNPLTGTRIESDGHIGFHDHQLTVLPEGNHHEFIGWITPGANKLSFQRAWGLFSFLTPSKEFKLDTNTHGEPRAFVQTGVFERVMPMDILPTHLIKSILAEDVDEMEALGIYEVIEEDFALCEFVDVSKHNIQDILRDGLELIRKS
- a CDS encoding NADH:ubiquinone reductase (Na(+)-transporting) subunit D, whose product is MSTEAVAEVIKEKKAEPLFSKKNRKLISNPLDIDNPVTVQILGVCSALAVTTQMKPAFVMSLGLTIVTACSNVAISALRNTIPSRIRIIVQLAIVSLWVIMVDQILKAYVYDVSKQLSVFVGLIITNCIVMGRLEAYAMANKPWPSFLDGMGNGLGYGMILMVLAFVRELFGAGSLFGFKVFASLGIPYQGNGLLLLPAGACILLGVIIWVQRTINGYRESH
- the nqrE gene encoding NADH:ubiquinone reductase (Na(+)-transporting) subunit E codes for the protein MENLINIGVRSIFIDNMIFAYFLGMCSFLAISKKVKTAFGLGIAVIFVIGITVPINWLIQNYVLTAGSLSWLGAGFADIDISFLQFIVFISVIAAITQLTEMAVEKFSPALYGTLGIFLPLIAVNCSVLGAALFMVGRPYNLAEATVFGLGSGIGWMLAIVALAGVREKMKYSNVPAPLRGLGITFILVGLMSLGFLSFLGFSL
- a CDS encoding NADH:ubiquinone reductase (Na(+)-transporting) subunit B, which gives rise to MNFLRKRLDSVKHNFEKGGKLEKYYFAYEAMDTFLFSPNTTAEVKGVQVRDAIDLKRLMMTVIFAMLPCLIFGMWNVGRQHFIAIGQTASVGEEFWIGIIKTLPIIIVSYAVGLGVEFIFSTIRKHPVNEGYLVTGMLIPLVMPAGIPLWQVAIATIFAVIIGKEAFGGTGMNVLNVALTARAFLYFAYPSQISGEVWTFLGDGAKTVSGYSGATPLALAAQSTGNVVNDLNNFGAGWADGIYSFWNMFLGIMPGCIGETSTLMCLIGAAILVMTGVGSWKIIFSVFAGAFGMGLFLNAVGTNPFTQMPAHYHLVIGGLAFGAVFMATDPVTATQTETGKWVYGLLIGVFTVLIRVFNPAYPEGIMLAILLMNVFAPLIDYFVVAANKKRRIQRATV
- a CDS encoding elongation factor Ts — protein: MSAITAQDVNKLRTMTGAGMMDCKKALTEADGDFEKAIEILRKKGQKVSASRSDKEAKEGSVFIRVSDDKKEGVLIALNCETDFVAKTDDFQNLGKLIIETAFAKKPATKEELLATSVGGLTLNDKITELVGKIGERLDISSYVQMKGEAIVPYIHAGNKLGVLVSLKGVNGKDVTDAGKDVGMQIAAMNPLAVDDKNIDKSVIEKELEIAKAQILAEGKPENMVEKIAAGKMNKFFKDNTLLPQIFVKDNSKTVAQYLDSVTKGLTVAEFKRIAIG
- a CDS encoding MATE family efflux transporter — encoded protein: MKVFTKTVSIFNLFKEAIKGSEQSFTDGSINRAIFMLSIPMVLEMAMESLLAVVDIFFISRLNNNDAVTAVGLTESVTGIIYSLAMGLGMAATAMVARRIGEKDSPGAAIAAVNALYIGLVLSFIISIVGIFFYQDILRLMGASEQIIQVGSGYTLWMLGGNVTIVALFLINAIFRGAGNAAIAMHSLWIANILNMILDPILIFGWGPIPSMGVEGAAIATNIGRAAGVMYQLYYLRGDKGIIKINKENIKIDYGIIVKLIKIASGNVGQFLISTASWLFLARIIVTFGSAAFAGYQIAIRVIIFTILPSWGMANAAATLVGQNLGAQKPERAEESVWKAGVANMVFLGLISIVFYFVSEPIMRFFTSDPEAIKYGTECLRIVAFGYVFFGYGMVVVQSFNGAGDTRTPTILNLFTYWFFQVPLAYVMAIKLDFGASGAFWAIAIAESVLAVIAILIFRRGKWKNVKI
- the rpsB gene encoding 30S ribosomal protein S2, translating into MADKITTQEMMEAGVHFGHLTRKWNPRMAEYIFMENNGIHIIDLNKTLKCLEEATFAIKNIVRSGRKIMLVATKKQAKDIIVEEATRLNMPFVTERWLGGMLTNFATIRKSLKKLAQIDKMMKDDTFSNLAKRERLMISREKAKLEKLLGGITDLNRLPAALFVIDVKREHIAVAEAQKLNIPVFAMVDTNSDPSDIDFPIPANDDAFKSISIITKYIGKAIEEALQERKKDKEEAGSKKDEEEKRKVDEPVHEA
- a CDS encoding (d)CMP kinase — encoded protein: MKKIIIAIDGYSACGKSTTAKEVAKILGFRYIDSGAMYRAVTLHFLDKHVSLTNLKEVNFALSQIKITFNVNSKGKTETFLNGRIVEREIRDMRVSEFVSQVSTIAEVRHAMVDQQRRMGKERAIVMDGRDIGTVVFPDAELKLFLTADVLVRAFRRQKELLDRDEMVDIDSIIENLLKRDEIDSTRQESPLRKASEAIEMDTTHITIDEEVDEVVRLALNRMVQKKK
- the nqrC gene encoding NADH:ubiquinone reductase (Na(+)-transporting) subunit C, which produces MRQSNTYIILYSAAITVVCGGLLAFAAVSLKPQQDANIAMEQKKNILASVITLKEGDDINEIYNKQVKAFVIDAQGNVVEGMTPEKVIVAAEYKKTPKERLLPVYEFRNDSGKVEYAVMPVYGYGLWNNIWGFIAVKSDFNTVQGVKFQHAGETPGLGARIESEEIQERFKGKSIFENGSLVSINIQKGEGNDYSGNPHKVDGMSGATLTAKGVNNMLKDYLACYENYLKKNVGSTKQASL